The Anaerolineae bacterium genome segment GGCGGATAAATCCAATTCGGCCAGTAGTTGTTCCCCCCGGTGGCGGGCGTGATGCCCGGAGAGGCCGTACATCTGGCCGATGAACTGCAACTGCTCCAGACAGGTGAGCCGTTCCCACAGTACAATATCCTGCGGGCAGACGCCCACCCGGGCGCGGATCTCATCGCTGCCGTTGGCCACCGCCTGGCCCCGGATGGTGACTTGCCCGGTGTCGGGCCGGAGCAGGCCGCACATCATATTGATGGAGGTGGTTTTGCCGGCGCCGTTGGGGCCAAGAAAACCGAAGACCTCCCCTTCATAAACTTCCAGAGTTAGGTTTTTTACGGCTGTCAACGAACCATAGTGTTTGGTCAAGTCTTTGGTTTGCAGAACAATATTGGACATCTCTTTTACCTCGGTTATTCTTTTGGTTTGCGCCTGGGAAAACCAAGATAGCGCGGCGTTTGTCGGCAATACTGACGGCATGCCTCAGGATATACTTTGTGTAGATGTTCCTCTTCGGTAATGATCATTAGATGGGAAATTGTCAGGTAAAGAATAACCCAACCGACCGCATACCCAGACGGCCACAGCACCACGCTGCCAACCACGAGCAGGAAGCCCCCCACAATTTGAGGATTCCTGGTAACCCGATATGGACCGGCTTGGATCAATTCATTCACCTCTAGCCCAAACGCTCGACGTAGCCCAAACCAAAGCATTGTAATAAAGGCCAGGGCCAGCCCACTGATGATGCAAACCAATCCAATTATCCTGAGGAACGTACTGACCGGTACGTGATCTGACCAGAACCATATCCATTGGGGAGGATTGTAGATATAGGGGAAGCTCATATACAAGCCCCAGATCAAAAGCTCAAGAAAACTGGAAAACCAGGTTAATCGGCCTGTTTGCCGGTAATCACGCCGGACAAAGATACGGAAGATGGCAAAGGCGGCAACCAATAACAACAGCGCTGAGATCAAGTAAACGGTAAGAACCATCATAAGCCTCCTTTCTGGCGAGCCAACCCAAGTTTTCTGATCAGGTCGCCAACCAGCTTCAAAATAGGGTATTACCCTTTTCGCAATTGTAACCGCTGGTACATTACAATCCCTACTATCAAAATCAGCGCCGACAATACCGTCATCATCACCAGTTCGTAACCAATATCGGCCAGGCCGTCGCCAAAAATAAGCACTTTGCGCATGGCTGCGGCGGTGTGGGTGGCGGGTAAGATATCGTAGGCTTCGATGGTGCGCCCGCCGATGGTGAAGAGCGGCGCTTTGGGCATGGGGAACAACGCGCCGGAAAGAAAGACCAGCGGCACCAGCACCGCCGATCCCAGATTGGCTACCTCACCGTCGTTGCGGGCAAAACAGGCCACCAGCAGGCCCGCGCCCACCGCCGCCAGGCTAAACAGCAAGCCAATGATGATGACCAGCAGGAGCGAACCGTTGTTTTGAAAGCCCAACACGCGGGCCGCGCCAAACGTAAGCAACATCTGGACGACAATAACGGCCATCTGCCCCAGGGTGACGCCGATGAGTAAATCACCGGCCCGGGCGCGGGTCAGGCGCAAACGCGGCAGCGTGCCTTGCACGTTTTCGCGAACCAGCACGGTAGCGGTGGTAATAACGACAAAGGCAATGCCAAAAATAATGATGCCAGCCACGCCAAAATCAAAGTCCGACATGGTGCCGGTGCCGGGCAAAAATTCATAATTTACGGCGAAATGCTCATCCGACCACTGCATGGTCTGTAACGTATATTGGCGCACTAGCCCTTCCATAAAACTGCGGGCAAACATAAAATTGCCGTTGTTGGGGTCGCCTACTAGCGCTACTGCTGCCGGAGAAACCGGGCCTGTCCCGGCCATCCCTTCAACGAGAGCCTGACTGAAATTGGGTGGAATGACCACCAGCATGGCGGCTTTGCGCTCGCGCAGGGTAATCTCGGCGGAATGGGGATCGGCGACCACGGCCACATCAAAGATGGGCTGGTCCTCAAATTCGGCAGCCTGGATAACGTCAAGCAATTCGTTTCCCGCCTGCCAGGTTGATTGATTGGGCAAGGTTGTACCCGCATCATTATTGGCAACCAGCACATCGAGATAGGCAGCCAATCCTCCCTCTGTGTGGCCAAAAGCAAGGTAATAAAAGCCAACCAGAACAACAGGAAAGAACAGCAACAACCCCAGCAACAGTGGTTCTCGCCACAGTTCCAGCAATGATTTTTTGGCAATGCTCAAAATTTTCATGGGCTAATTCCACGCAAAATAAAATCAAGTAGGGCTTCCAGCAGGCGCTCCGGCGACACCTCATCATCGGTAACCTGAAAGTAGGTGTTGAGGTAGGGCATAATCTGGCTGTCGCCCACGGCAATCATCAACGCATTGATCACGCGGGCGGTGGCGGCCAGGTCAACATCCGCCCTGATTTCGCCGCGTTCAACTGCGCGGGCCAGGATGTTGTGCATCATCTGGCGCATGGTGTTGGCAATGGGGCGCACCACGCGCTCGGCCATTACCGGGTCGCCGTGGTAGGCGGCCCGGACAAAAAAGTGCACTAGCCCGGCCTGGGTCTGGCTCCACTCCACCCCACCGGTGAGATAGGCGGCCAGCGACTCGCGCAACGGCATTTGTTCCAGATACGTTCCAAAGTAGTTGAACATGTCGGTCATATAACGCACGCACAGTTCTACGGCAAAATTGAGCAGGCCGTCTCGATTGCCAAAGTAAGCATAGAGCGAACCGACCGCCACCCCGGCCCGTTCGGCCACCTGTTTGATATTGAGCGAGGTCGGCCCTTTCTCTATCGCTTCGTCCAGGATAGCGACCAGAATGGCCTGCTGGCGATCCGGGTCAAGCCGGCGGAAGGTGCGGGTTACCAGGCCCTCTTGCTCAAATTGCAGAATATGGGTGTGAATTTGAGGCCAATCAGAAAGCGTCATATAATATGAACCTTTAGTTCATATTATATGAACTTGTTATTCATCTGTCAATAGGGTTGAGGATCTTTTAAGGATGTGTCTCAAACGAGGGGATTTTAGATAAAGCCTAAACAGGACATTTTTACGCCACAAAACAATGTAATCTGATGGCCTTGGCCATCATGCGGATCCCACTTTTTCGCTGCTGATGACTCCCTGCATGGCGGCCAAAACCTCTTCCGTTGTCCAGCGCCGCTCGCCATCAAGCACAACGGTTTTGGGGTTGTCAAGTAACCATTCATCGTGGAGCCGTTCAAGCTGGGCCAGGTATTCCAGCGAAATGCCGCTCTCTTCCTCACGACCCCTGGCCTGAATGCGCTGCAAGCAAACCTCGGCGGGGGTGCGCAGGTAAATGATGAGATTGGGTTCGACCGAAGCCAGCGACACCATAAAGGCCCACATATCGCAATAAAGTTGGTATTCGGCCAGGGAAAACAGGCCGGTGCGATAGCCGTTTTCCGCAAAAACAAAACGGTCGCAAAAAATGGAGCGTTCCAAAATGATCCGGTGATGATTGTTCAACAACGATACCTCGCGCCACGTTTTGGCCCGGGTGAGCAGGGCGCACATCTGAAAGGTGAAGCCCCACCGCTTGGAGTCGCGATAGAACAGGTCTAACATATTAGAGGCAAACCCTTCTCGCCACATCGCGGTTGGCTCTTCAGAGAAATCAAACGCCCCAGAAACGCTAATGGTGCGGCCCAAGGTGGTTTTGCCGGCGCCAATATTGCCTTCGAGGAAAATCATCAATCTGTTGTTGGTTGTTAGGGGAGAAGTCACGCTATTCCTTTTGCCGCCTTTCTGGGAATGAATGGATTTACGGAGGTACATTAACTTTCTGCCATTATCACTATCGGCCGTTTCAGTTTGATTGTTTCTTTTGCCGCTACGCCGGCGGCGACCACCTACAGAAAGGGGCGTCGCCTTTGAACGTTGTTGTATCTTGGGCCAAGCTTGGCCAGGACAGAGGAGGCTGGTACCGGCTGATCTCGGCAAGAACTTCTTCCTCTACCAGCGGATGGGTGCAGGCCTGGTTGGTATACACCAGCTTGTCGTTGACAGCAATTTCGTAGATGCCGTTGTGTCCGGCAATGAGTTCGGCCTGAAGGCCAAACCTGTGCTGAATTTCAGCCGCCAAACTGGCGGCCATCGGCCAGAAACCTCACTCCTGGCAGTAGGTAATTTGGATGGTGACGGGTTGGGGGGGATGGGTCATCAGCCGGGTCTCCCTGAAAAATGTGAATGGTGAATTGTGAATGATTAATGGTGAAAGCTTACGCTCCGCTATTCACTGAAACGCTATCACACCGGGGCAAATAGTTTTTATGACCGGTGGCGCATTTTTGGCTGTGACAACTGTTTTGTCCAGAACCGATAGCTTTTTCATTGCGGCCCATTGTAGCACACGTATCGTTTACCGACAACCTGTGGATGATTACTCCGCAGGGGTAGAAGGTCGAACGGTATTGCGCGCCCAGTTGTTGGTGATAACGTCCAGGATGTCGTTGGTGGTCAGGTCGGTATGATTGTCCGGGTCTGGCCCGCGCAGGTAGTTCATGTCGTCAATATGCGAGTAGGGGGGCCATAAGGGATTCCAGGCCCAAAAGGCGTGGTTCATGCCGCGCTGCTCAAAGAGGTCCATCGAGTCGCGCATAAAGTCTGCCGCGCCGGGTGCCCAACGCATTACGCCAAATTCATTCACGGCCACTGGCGCGCCGGTCCGGGCCTTAAAGTCATCAATAATCGAGAGATAGCCGTCCAGCCAGGCCCGGTCAAAAACATCCGGCGCTTCGTCCCAGTTCAGGTCAAACGACCCCGGATAGGTGTTGGAGGCCGGTGGTTCCTGGTGGGTATACTGCTCTTGCGGCTCGTACTGGTGCACCATGTACACCGTGCGCGGGTCGTCCACCGGTTCCAGGAAGGGCAGCCAGCGCACACTGCCCCAGCCCATAGGGCTAATCAAAATCGGCGTGTCTGGGTCTACCTGGCGGATAGCCTGCGCAATGCGCGGGTAGAATTGGTTCCAGTCGTAGAGCGTACCCGCATAGGCCGAGTAAAAGTCCTCGCCATTCCAGATGTCCAGCAATCGGCCCGGGCCGTTCGGCTCGCACATCAGGTCGTAGCCGACCACTATCGGGTTGTCGCGATAGTGCTCTGCCGTATGACGCCACATCTTCACCCAGGCGTCTTGGGCGTCTTGTTTCAGCCACACGTCATCGTTAAGCAGGCTGGCGTCGCCCCAATCCGCGGATTCATCCCAGTAAAAGGTAAAGTCGCTGCGGCCGGGGCCGGTGCGGGCGGTGATCACCACAAACAAATCCGCCTGCGCCGCCATTTCCAGCAGATGGTCCAGGTGGGCCTGCACCGCCTCGTCCAGTACATAGGGCGGCTTTTCGGTAAACAGGCCAGGGCCGGAGATATTAACGTAATTTGCGCCCAACGCAGCCAGACGATCAAAGTCTTCCTGAACAAAAGGCGGCCCCACGTGGTCGTTGCCCAGAAACTCGTCGCCGTCCACCCAGGGCACCACCACGCGCTGCCAGATGTTGGCCCCGCGCAGTTGGGTGCCGCCCGCCCACAGAGACCACTTGTCTATCGCTGGACCCGTCGGCAAAGGGACCGGGGTGATAGTTGGCTCGGACGTGGCCGCCGGTTGTAGCGGCATCGTGGGCGTTGCCTCTACCTCTTCTAACCCGCAGCCAACCAGCAGCATGATCAGGCCCGGGGCAAGGATAGTCAAAACGAACATGAGAGACAAAAGTTTCCCAAGATTATTTTGCATGATTTTTCTCCTCTCTGCCATCATTGCTCCTTCTAATAGTATCCGGCTATGAGGTCAATTTCGTCAAGTTTGATAAGTCTCTGCCCTCGTGCCGGTTGTTCTAAGGGAGCCAGAGATTCCTCACCTTCGGGCGGAACATCATCGGCACTACGGATTATAAACCTGAATTCGCTTCTCTGGGATACGCCGGGCCAGGCGGGCCATGTTTTGGTTGACTGCACTAATGATTTGAGCTTTGTCCAACGTCAGAATCTGGCGGTCGCGCATAATGATCTGCCCATTGACGATGACCGTCTGCACATCGCTGGCCCGGGTATGGTAAACCAGACTGGCGGTAACGCTATGCAAGGGCTGGCAGTGCGCCCCGCTCATATCTACCAGAATGATGTCGGCCAGGTAACCGGGGGCTAATTGACCGATTTTATCTGCCAGACCTACCACGGCCGCGCTGCCTCGCGTGGCAATATCCAAGGCCTGGGGAATCGCCATCACCTCCGGGTCACGCGCCTCGTGCTTCTGCAACATGGCCATCAGGCGCAGGCTCTCAAAAATGTCCAGAGTATTGTTGCTGACCGCGCCATCGGTGCCCAGGCCCACGGCAATACCGGCCTCGCGCAAGCCGGCAATCGGGGTCAGGCCCATGCCCAGCTTGAGGTAGGTTTTGGGGCAGTGGGCCACCCCAACGTGGTTGGCGTAGGGCCGGAGAAGGTCTATATCCTCCGGCAGAATACCACAGCCGTGAGCAATGATGGTGGGCAGTTCCAGGATGCCGGTCTCTTTCAGCACCTTGATCGGTGTGATCCCGCGCTTGTCTAGGCTGGCCCGGGTTTGGCCGATTTCTTCCGCGGCGTGGATGTGAATACCCACACCCAGCCGCCGGGCGTGGGCTGCCGCGGCTTTGAGAAAATCATCATCACAGGTGTAGGGGGCATGGGGTGCCATCCAGGTAGTGATCCGGCCGTCGGCCTGACCATGCCAGCGTTCGGCAAAGGCGGCGGTTTCATCAAGAGCTGCATAGCCCCGGTCGGCAAAGACGGCCCAGCCCAGCGCCGCACGAGTACCAGCGTGTTCCACCGCCTGGGCGGCCCGGCCCATAAAAAAATAATGGTCAGCTACCGTGGTCACCCCCCCTTCGATCATTTCCACCAGGCCCAGCAGCATGCCCCAGTAAACATCCTCTTCGGTCAGGTTGCTTTCCAGCGGCCACATAAATTCGTTGAACCAGCGCTCAATGGACACATCCTCGGCCAGCCCGCGAAAAATGACCATCGGCACATGAGCGTGGGTATTGATCAAACCGGGCATGGCCAGCATTTGATTAGCCTCAATCACCTCGTGGGACTGACCGGCGACCTCACTGTCAGTGGAAGACTGGATGGCAACGATTTTACCCTCATCAACAATGATGTCCTGGTTGCGTTGAACCTCGACCCGTCCCTCGTCGGTAATCAACAGGGCATGGCAATTGTGAATCATTAAATCGTACATTGAGTTTGTCTCCCCTACTTGATTGGCAAAAAAGCATTACTAAATCTTGACCTTGGGCCATGGCCCCTGGACGGGCAAACATTCACCCTTGTCTCGCCGCTCATACTCTATTTGCAGCAGCGCTTGAGCCGTTGGATCCGTTGATAGGACTCATCTATGCGGGACGCGCTAATGGCCCCTGCCTGCACCAGGCCTTTGATCACGGCCATAGCGCGAGAGGCCACATCTTCTTCGTACACAGAATTATTGGCAAAGGCCAAGACGTCTACCCCCGCCCCAAGCGCCTGCTCGATGGCCGTTTCAAAGCCGTAATAATTTACGATGGCCCCCATCTGCATATCGTCGGAGATGACCACCCCCTCGTATCCCAATTCCTGGCGCAACAAGCCGGTAATAGCGGCCCGGGAGAGGGTGGCCGGGTATTCGGGGTCAAGGTTGGTGTTGAACACGTGGGCCGTCATCATGGCATCGGCCAGGCTGGCCTTGATGAGTTGAGCGTAAGGCTGTAATTCCACCCGCGACCAGGTTTCGGTCACGTCCACCAGGCCCCGATGTGAATCCTCGCGTGAACTCCCGTGGCCGGGAAAATGTTTGAGCGTGCAGCGCACCCCCTGCGCGTGATGCGCCTGAATGAACTGGCAAGCGTGGACGGTAACAATCGCCGGGTCGGCGGAGAAACAACGCTCGTATTTGGCAATGATGGGATTGGCGGGATTGATACACAAATCCACCACCGGGGCCAGGTTGAGATTGACGCCAACCCCCGCCAGGGTTTGGGCCATGGCCGTGGCCTGCTGGTACGTGGTCGCCAGGTTATTGACCTCCCCCAGATATTGATGCGAGACGGTGGCCGGAAAGCCGTACTGTTCGTTCAAACGGCTGATCAGGCCGCCTTCCTGGTCAACGGCCACCAGCAGGGGCGTAGCTGAGAACGATTGCAAAGAAGCAATCAACGTTTTTACCTGGGCCGGCGATTCGATATTACGCACGGGTTGCCGGGTGGGCACGTCGTAACTAAACAGCACCACCCCGCCCAGGTGGCGCTCCCGAATATCTTGGGCGATAAAGTGCTCGCCGTCTATCGCCAACCCGCGAAAGCCGACCATCAACATCTGGCCGATTTTGAACTCCAGGTCCGGCGTTAACATTTCTTCGGAGGGCAATAAAGGCGTAACGGTTGGGGAGGGGGTAGCCAACGAGAGAGTTGGGAATGGGGTTATTTCTGATGGCGCGGAGGAAGAGGAGAGCGGACCGCATCCGGCCAGCAGAGCCAATGCGGGCAAGCCGGGCCCGACCAACCGGAGAAATTCGCGGCGAGAGAGAGAACGAGCCAAAAACTCCTTGCTGCTGTTTAAGTAGGTCATACTTTGGCCTTCCTGAACAACGACGAACGACGAAGGACCAACGACCAAAATTCTTCCTTCGTCGTTGATCCATCATTGGTGGCTACACATTCAGTAAACCTATGCGTTAAGCCGTAACCTCACGTGTAATATCTCCCCGGTTTCGCTATTGTACCAGGGATGAACACTATTGGTCAAACGCATCCGGGCTGACGAATGCGTCTCAAAATTTTGGCGGTAGGGACAGGACAATATTCTATCCCTACCCTCTGGCCTAAAAATTGGGACAGACCCTGAGCCGGTTCCCAGAATTTGACTTGACAAGTCAACCCAAGTGGACTACACTAGATTCAAATCTTATTTTTGGGAGAGAGGTTGACTCATGACCGGGGAATACCCAACCAATACCGCCCTCAACTTTGGCGAGACCATCCGCCAGCTCCGTCGCGCCCAACGTTTGACCCAACGCGAGCTGGCCGAAAGCGTGCAGGCCTTGGGCCTGAAGGCTGATTTTACCTACATCAGCAAAATTGAAAATGACCGGCTGGAAGTGCTGCCCAGCGAGGCATTAATTCGCGGCCTGGCCCAAGTTTTAGAGACCGATGCCGAGACCCTGTTGGATCTGGCCGGCAAGTTTGATCAAAAAGCGCTGCAAAACGTGGCGGCGGAAATACCGGAAGTGGGTATTTTATTACGACGCCTACAAACCAGGCGCATTAGCCAAAAGCAGCTAAAAAAGTTTTTAGCAGACACAGCTTAACCGCCTATGAGCCAAAAAGAAGGCGAAGCCTTGCAAATCAACCCCCGCGTGCCCTATATTGCAGATGCCGACCTGGAGGAACTGGCCAACGAGTTGCTGGAGCGGTACGAACGGGAAGTGGCCCCTATCTTCCGGCCGCCGGCGCCCGTGGAAGAAATTGCCGATTTTTTGCTGGAGTTGAACCTGGAATGGCTGGATATTGCCGACACAGAAACAGAGCCGATTCTGGCCTACCTTGACCCCGCCACTAAAACCATCCGGTTCAACGAGCGGCGGCTGGCCTATTTTGAACAATATCCGGGCACCTACCAATTTACCCTGGCCCACGAGATTGGCCACTACCAACTGCATTTGTTGCTGGAGCCGGTGCCGGCTAATCCGGTTTACGTGTATCGCTTTCAGGGTACGCCTAAAGACCGGCGAGAATGGCAGGCCGAACGATTTGCCAGTTACCTGCTGCTGCCGGCGTCGCTGCTATTGCCGGCCATTGCCAAAATGGACTTGTGCCGCTGGTCTACCTTGTACCAATTGCGCGACCAGTTTGAGGTATCGGTTACTGCGCTCAAAATCCGGCTGGAGGAACTGGGCTACGTCTACGCGGCCCCAAACGGACGGCTTTATCCCAACCGCAGCGCCGCCCTCAGCGACCAGCGGCAGGCGCTGCGCCACCTTATGAGCCAGGGACAACTCTACCACAGCCTGGGGCAAGTGGCCCAAACCAAAATGCTCTACACCCAGGCCCTGCACCTGGCCCGCGAATTCGGCTATCGGCGCGAGGCAGCGGCCCTGGCCGGGCAGTTGGCGCAATTGGCCGGTACGGACCCGGCCTGAGCCACCCTAATCCCAAACTGCGCAGCACACAAACGTAAAGTAGCCCCTCCCCAGCCCATCATTGATTCCAAAATGTTCAATTTTTTTGACTTGACAAGTCAACTCAAGTATGTTATACTGCCTAGCAGTTGTCATAAATAAGGCAACTATTTTTTTGAGACGAAACTTGAGTTGATAAGTCAACACAAATTAGTCATATCGGGCCGGAACGGGGAACCGGCAAACACAGGAGGACGCTGATGAACATCCAAATCCGGCAGATCAAGGGAGACCTGGTGGAATTGCTTTTTAATCCCAAGGAGGTGGACTTGCGAGTGGGCGAAAACCTGACCCTGCGCGAGAACGGGAGCGACCGGGGTTTGATTGTGCAAATTATCGAGTTCCGCACCGTCACTTATCCCTCGCTGCTCACCGAGATGATGGAACTGCTGGCCGAAGGGCCGCCAGTGCTGGGCCTGAGCTTGCCCCCCTCCCTTCCCGGCTCCGACAGCTTACCGGAGACGAGTAATCTAAAACTGGCTATCGCCAAGATCAGGAAAGTGGTGACATGGCGCAATCCGGCATTGCAACTGCAAATGGCCCTGAACCTGGCCTGAACGGCGATCTGAACCGCTGGGAAGAGTGGGATGGCTGGATTCCCACCCGCGACGTGGTGGTCGCCCGCACCAGCGATGAGGAGATCTTTCGGCACGCCACCCGCACCCGGGGCCATCCCCTCTGCCTGGGCCAGGCCCTGACCGGCCAAAGGTTTTACGTGGAAGGGCAGGACCTGGAAAAAGTGAACGTGGTCACCGGCGTTAAGGGCAGCGGCAAAAGCCACCTGGCCAAGGTTATTCTGCTGCAACTGATTGCCCGGGGCGCGCCCTGCATTGTCTTTGACATCAACCGAGAATATATCCACCTGCCCCCGGTGCAAACCGATCCCGAAACCGGCCGGGTAACCCGGCGCGGGGTTATTCACCTGGAGGCCGGGGGCAATTTTAGATTGGGCGTGCGCCAGTTTGGTCTGCCTCCCCTGCTTACGCTGCTGCAACGTTTTGGCCTGCCCGAGGTGTCGGCCTTGTATTTTGAAAACCGGCTGGCCCGTTTGTGGGCCGAGGCCGAGGCCCTGGAAGCGCAGCATGGCCAGGCCCCTTACGTGGGGTTGGAGCAGCTCATCCAGATGGCCGAACAAAACGAGTTCGGTAGCGGCTCCAACGCCCTGGTAGTGAACCAGGCCATTCGCTCGCGGCTGGACGCCTTAAAAAACACGCGCATCTTTGCCCGCACGGTGCAAGAGGCCGCTTCGCTGCGGGAGTCGTACCGTAAAATCCGCAATGGCGGAGCTTTGTTGATTGACGTGTCGGCCCTCTCAAACCTGGCCCGCGAAGGCTTTGTGCAGGCCATCATCGAACTGGTCAAAGGGTTGTGCGAGTGGGAAATTGAACAGGGCACAAACCGTTTTCCCTTTATCTTTTTTGAAGAAGCGCACCTGTATGTTTCCCGCCAGAGCATTGACTACATTGTTACCCGCGCCCGCCACCTGGGCATCACCAGTTTTTTTGTGACCAACATGATCCACGGCCTGGACGAGACCATTCTGCGCCAGGCCGACAACCTGTTTTTGCTGCGCATCCCCTTTGACGACGACGTGCGCCATGTATCGCGGGGCGCGGCCACCGATTACGAAACCATGGCCGCCTTTGTCCGCCGCCTGCGCCAGCATCACGCCCTGGCCATTGGCCAGGCCACCTCCCACTATCCCCTGATGTTCAAGGTAGACCCGCTGGCGGGCATCAATACGGCGGGCGAAACGCGCTATTTTTTCAGAAACGGAAAATGAGAGGGTGAGCTATGCCCAAAAGAGTTCTCATTAACTGCGTTCACCCCCAAGGATGAAAACTGGTAGGGACAGAATAAATATTCTGTCGCTACAAAAATTATTTACAGGAGCAGACGATGAAAAAGATAAAAGGGGCCGCCGGTTACGTGATGGACTGGTTACAGGCGGACAAGCCGGGCAAAAGCGACGAACCGTACATCAAACCATCCTCCCTGGCCAAGGGCTGTTTGCGCTACGTGGCCTATGAGTTGCTGGGCAAACCCAAGCCACTTTTGGAGGCGCGGGTGGGACGTATTTTGTCGGTGGGCACCGACAGCCACCGCCGTTTGCAGCGCGGCTTGAGCCGGGCCTGTTTGGGGCAGGAGGTCTTTTTTGAGGTGCCCGAGTACCGCATCCACGGCTTTTGCGACGGCCTGTTGTACATTCCCCCGGCCAAAGCAACCGGTGAAACAATGGCCGGTTTTTGGGCCTTGGAGTTCAAAACAACCGCCGCCGGCGAGTTTGATAAACTCAAAGTGGCCAAAATGCCTAAAGAGGAACACGTCCGCCAGGCTCAAATTTACCTGTGGGGTCTGGACACTTATTACCAGGGCGCAATTCCCCTGCAAGGGGCGATCATTTATTACGAAAACCGGGACACCCTGGAACACCTGGCCCTGGAAGTATTGCCCAACCCGGAGATGATGGCCGACCTGCTGGCGCGGGTGAAGGCCATGCTGGAGGGGCTGGCCGGGGATTCCCTGCCCGACGACGTTTTGCCGCCCGACCACTGGGCGCACGGCTATTGCCCGTATCTGGAAATCTGCGAGCCGGGACAACAAGCCCTGGCCTGGCAAGCCGCGCAGCCCAAAACCCTGCCCGATAAAGTAGTGGCCGACATTATTGCCAAACGCATTGTGGCCAAAAAAGGGGCAGAAAAGATGACGGGCAAAAAGAAGCCGGGCAGCCGCTCCCTGGCTGAGTTGGCCCAAGACCTGGCCTGGGAATAAAAAGGAATTCAGGCGGGTTCGGTTTTTGAGCATTCGCTCCGCACTCTAATTCAGGGATTTTTTTGGACATCCACCCTCTTTCGTGCTATCATACCCTCCCTGATGAAACGTTATTTACTATACTTTGAACCTGATCTTGCCGCTAAGGTAGCGCTGTTACTCCTGGCGGCAGTTTTAATGACCGCATGTAACCAACCACCGCCCACCGCGGTTGGCCTCATGACCACCTCTATCCCTACCCAAACCTACAGCCCAAGCCCGCTTCCTACCGGCACAG includes the following:
- a CDS encoding helix-turn-helix transcriptional regulator; its protein translation is MTGEYPTNTALNFGETIRQLRRAQRLTQRELAESVQALGLKADFTYISKIENDRLEVLPSEALIRGLAQVLETDAETLLDLAGKFDQKALQNVAAEIPEVGILLRRLQTRRISQKQLKKFLADTA
- a CDS encoding ImmA/IrrE family metallo-endopeptidase, whose protein sequence is MSQKEGEALQINPRVPYIADADLEELANELLERYEREVAPIFRPPAPVEEIADFLLELNLEWLDIADTETEPILAYLDPATKTIRFNERRLAYFEQYPGTYQFTLAHEIGHYQLHLLLEPVPANPVYVYRFQGTPKDRREWQAERFASYLLLPASLLLPAIAKMDLCRWSTLYQLRDQFEVSVTALKIRLEELGYVYAAPNGRLYPNRSAALSDQRQALRHLMSQGQLYHSLGQVAQTKMLYTQALHLAREFGYRREAAALAGQLAQLAGTDPA
- a CDS encoding ATP-binding protein, with protein sequence MAQSGIATANGPEPGLNGDLNRWEEWDGWIPTRDVVVARTSDEEIFRHATRTRGHPLCLGQALTGQRFYVEGQDLEKVNVVTGVKGSGKSHLAKVILLQLIARGAPCIVFDINREYIHLPPVQTDPETGRVTRRGVIHLEAGGNFRLGVRQFGLPPLLTLLQRFGLPEVSALYFENRLARLWAEAEALEAQHGQAPYVGLEQLIQMAEQNEFGSGSNALVVNQAIRSRLDALKNTRIFARTVQEAASLRESYRKIRNGGALLIDVSALSNLAREGFVQAIIELVKGLCEWEIEQGTNRFPFIFFEEAHLYVSRQSIDYIVTRARHLGITSFFVTNMIHGLDETILRQADNLFLLRIPFDDDVRHVSRGAATDYETMAAFVRRLRQHHALAIGQATSHYPLMFKVDPLAGINTAGETRYFFRNGK
- a CDS encoding PD-(D/E)XK nuclease family protein, which translates into the protein MKKIKGAAGYVMDWLQADKPGKSDEPYIKPSSLAKGCLRYVAYELLGKPKPLLEARVGRILSVGTDSHRRLQRGLSRACLGQEVFFEVPEYRIHGFCDGLLYIPPAKATGETMAGFWALEFKTTAAGEFDKLKVAKMPKEEHVRQAQIYLWGLDTYYQGAIPLQGAIIYYENRDTLEHLALEVLPNPEMMADLLARVKAMLEGLAGDSLPDDVLPPDHWAHGYCPYLEICEPGQQALAWQAAQPKTLPDKVVADIIAKRIVAKKGAEKMTGKKKPGSRSLAELAQDLAWE